Sequence from the Fundulus heteroclitus isolate FHET01 chromosome 7, MU-UCD_Fhet_4.1, whole genome shotgun sequence genome:
GCGTGTggctgtgacaaaatgtgaggtTTAAAATGGTTCGAATGCTTTTGCACGGCACCATGTTCCGCTTTATATTCATAGAGTAAAGGTGAGGTTAGAGTTACTGACCGACGCtttatgaggttttttttttttttttttattaaattagtaGTATTGTTTGATTCAGGTAAAAAATTGTTGCCATTAAGCAGGGagagaaaatacaataaaaatctaTCCAGTAAAATCTTCTTGGAGCAGTGTCATGAATTTAACCCATAAATACACATAGCAGTCTAGTTTGTGATAAATCTTAACAATGCAAGTCCAgaacacatttaataattttagcCTCATACATTtgcataattttgttttttggaagcTCCATGGATTAGTTTCGGTAGTTTAATATCTCACtggagaaatttttttttttttttttttatttaatcacacCAGGACAGAAACAAGACTTTTACGATGAATCAGCGTCTCACCTTTCAGGTCTGGCACGGTTGTGGTCAGAGACACTTCGCTCAGGTGGTACTTGCTGGACGTGCTATTCTGGAGGCACACAGCAAGAGAGGAGCTGCTTTACATCcagctgccatctagtggtgagaAGCGTGAACTACACTGCGCTCCAGCGACCTACCAGAGTGAAGACGAAGGTGAGGACGGTTGCATTTGCGTCTGTTCTCAGCTCCAGCACGGCCCTCTCTGCTTCACACGAGCCTGACGCCAGGGTCACGTTGGGCTTAATGTTCACAACCTCCTGGACGGCCTGTAAAGAAACGAGATGGTTACGGTATCTGGCCGCCAGCAGCTTCCAGCTGCAGCTGCGCTGTGGCTCCGTGCAGGCACCGTGTTCTGGGAGGTGGCGTTATAGGTGAGGTTGAGCTGCAGTCCCATGTAAGCCAGCAGGCAGACCGTGTTGTTGGCGTTGGTCACGTTGTACGTTCCTCTCTCGGGCCGCCCGGGGTCTTTGTGGGGCGCCGCGGTGGTCTGGGCGGGGGTCGGTGGGGCTACGGTGGCCAAACTCTGATGGAGGACAGCGGCTGGGAAACAACCAGGATCAGAGCTTTGAAATGTGCCGCTCTATGttctttaaacataaaaacattaataataaagctATTAAATCATCAACGAATCAACTACTACAAAGAgatgttttattaaatgaaGAGAACTCTTGTTTAATACAAACATCTGTAAGAAAAAACACTCTAGGCATCTTTAATTTATCTCCTCCTGTGCAACGCAGACCTTTAGTCCGATTATCTGAAGCATTTCTTGAACCAAaacaactaaaactaaaaagtaaaaaaaagcaaccatcAAAACAAGCTCTCCAACCTAAACTATCAATaataatgactttattattgataGATAGAAATATCCCTTTAAACAGATACACAATACTTGTATCTACTAAGTATATCCATTTATATATCCTTCATCTGATTAAAAAGACttgtgtttaaataatttctgattCTATTTAAATGATGAGCCAAACGTTGTAGATTTGGGGAGATTGatgcagaaaaatataaattaaaatatgtcaCTTTTTTAGCTCATTCATTGTTCATTCATTATTACATTGTTATACATTCTTAAATGCTTTATTGCTAATTTACTACCATTCTGACAGAAAGAATCACATTTAATCAGAGCACATTTGTCAGTTCACTACTAACTGAGTCTTCGTACAGCAGCGGTCAAAGTTATCAACCTTCCAggttgttgatttaaaaaacaaaatgctgttaCGACCCCAAGGGGTCACTCTTTGCTGCAGATCTTCAACTATTAGCTCTGgaggttgttggttttttttttaacttgtcttATCATCCTCATCACTGTACACTGTGGCTCCTACCCTTGTTTGTCAGTTTTAggggttttaaagttttaattatTGCTTTGACTGTCGGCACGGACAGATTGAGATGTTTAGTGACTTACACATATGGGTCGCTCACCAGTCTTATCATAAATCTTTAGTTTAGAGGAATTTGtagtgatttatttgttttgttcagtttgaaattatctcactgcaaaaaaaatatatatatattttaagggGGTTTTACGTTTGTGactaaaaaaagaatacaaatatATGAAATCAGAAAAACTGAACCCACATTAAAcaaatttcagattttctcTGAAATTAAGTGACGCATTTCGCTTTTGACAAATGCATAATATTCCACCTCCAAACAGATGCCAAAATTAAAAGCATCTATCGGCATTAAAATGAATATAAGGTTTTAAAGGTTTCCTTGAAGTCTATCAAAActgacaattaaaaataaaagtggaaaTATACCAAAGACACGATGAaccaatacatttaaaatgcaccaatttagaaaaatatatattttaaagttatttgatATATCCTATATATTTACTTTACcacattttacagtttaattAACTTTCAcgttttttctccatttatttGCAACAAATTTATTAAAGCCACTTCAATTGGACTTTTTCctttacattttctgttctaGATGCATTTCTGTCTCATTTCCTCCTTGAACTTTCTTACCTTGTTTTTGTCCCCCCACAAGCTTTATttctatgcatttatttttatttaacttttccaTTATGCATTTCTACCTCATTATACATATGAGGTGGGCGGTCCTTGATTTGGCTAGCTCCTCTACGATTGGTCAATCAGAAGGAAGGGGAAGAGCTGCTATTTAATCAAAGATTAAGCTAATTATGATCAGTTTGAAGACAAATGTGAGTCAGCTATTATATAATCTACAGTGCTTTACTGCTGTCAAGTAAAATACGCCAAATCGACGCCATCAGAGAGAAAGCTTGCATCTGCAAAGATGAAACTTttaatgaagtgaaaaaaaagcaaacatctcGCTTTCTAAATGTAAATTCAGTCAGTTTGGTCAAAGTTCTGCGCTCTTTTTGATAGACTTCAGTGGAAAGGTGCCAATGAAACAGCAGACAGATGTGAATGGTGATCACCAGAGTTCACTTTTACTAGAAAACAGAAATGACAGGAACATCTGTAAAGCTGCAGTCGCTGCAGAAGCACGGCAAGAAGAGCAGCAGCCAAAACGTCAGTTGCATGATGGGAAAGCACAAGTGAAACTCAACCTTAGTTATATCAGCACCGCAAaactctgtaaaaaaacaaaaacaaaaaaacagcaaagccgGATCTGATGCAAAGGCAGTGTAAGATATTTGGACTGTGGTTGAAGAGAGCCTCGTCAACACTTTTTAACCAGTAATAAACCACAAACAACTTCCCCCGTTTAAATTGCTTCAGAAAGTCACGTGCTGGAAGCAAAGCTCAGTTCTCCGTTCAGTATacgtaaaaataaactaaatgaagATCCAGAGTAGTTTGGATCCAAAGAAAGTCTTTAAAATTAATCTCCCCCTGGAACAGCTCcgtcttcttctaatcattttttatattgtgcaaaagttttaaagCTTGACATTTCTTTGTAAGTTGttatatctaaatgtttttcctcACATTAAAGGCCTGAGCGATGCCCCATCCTCTGGTTGATCATCTACTGAAGGTGTACTGTTCAGCCAATGAACCCGTAGGCAAAACACTGCTTTATATCTGTAAAACTGTGGTTTATATTCTATTTTTCATAAACTTAACTAAATAATAGACTATGGATGGATAACTCAATCTGCCTTTGTGACTACTAGTACCTAGTATAAAAATGATCCCATTTAATAGTTTCCTTTCCTTTTGAAGTTGgatatttaaacacaaacacaaacaaaaaagcagaagtGGTTCTTCCTCGGGTTTATGGGCTGCAACAGGAAATATTCCTGTAAATATGAGCTGGTAGTAAAGTGAATAAGCACCAAACTAGAACTCTGCAACACCTCCGGCAAAACCTCAGACGCATCGCTCAAGATCCCTTAAAGGGTTAGAAGAAATGTTGggtttgtgaaagtaaaacacaaagacatGTCTAATGACTCATCAGTTTTTCATAGTAGTGTgcaatttgaaaacaaaaacatttacaatatCACCATCTTATCATAAGTGAGAAATCCTATGAAATTATATTATTCTACTGTCAGTTTGTTATTCTACTGTCAGTTTGGTTAAGACTATCTGATctttatttagaaagaaaaactgattttatgGGTGTTTAACTTGTTTTGGTCACATTGTCATGCAGTCATCTTTTTGTGGAAGCCCTGAAATTTAGTTTAGTATCAAGAAATATAAAGAatctgcagaaagaaaaaaaacagggcttTAAACAGCATTTGGCTGTAAAGCCTTCAGCCTTTCAGGAAGAAGTATTTAGGCCCAGTATTAGATAGAGAAACTATAAAAAGGTCCTCTGGAAtctgaaaaaaaacctttaaattcAACAGAACTAATCTTCACAGATACAAATGCGTAGGTTTATGTGTGTAGCAACATTGATAAAAATGGTGGTTTTGATGCTTGTTGtttcaatgtttgtttgtttttaagtttaaacCAACCCCAAATTAAGATCTTCAAGTTCGGTTTTGAACTGTAATCCAAAGTAGAAAGAAATGCAGTGAAATTATCTATGCATTCATCTGTGGGCTCTGACAACTCAAAAACTAAAACCGTAGACGGGTTTGACAGAACTGCAGGTCGTGATGCGATACgtctattaaaaatatataagattcatcagaaaaatatttttcccccCCCACTTCTTCACCAAATCAAATCCCTATTGTTTAGAAAGGGGAACTAGGAATAAAGtcggaaaaataaaaatttttccATTTGGGTTTGTCTTATTTGGactttgaaaacaataaaagcaaactCATTCCAGATCGAGTAGAAACCCCAGTAACTCCAAAAAACAAAGCGATCATAAGTTGAACAAATACTTTTGATGAGGCGAATTAAAGATGAAGGTAATTTAAGGAGAAGTGGGTAGTTCACTAATCAGCGAGTGAATCTACGGCTGACGTCTGTCCTCCATCGCTAAAGCAGCTACTGCGGCTTGCTACAATTTCTGATgataacacaaaataaacatcccaaaatatcaatattctgtttttgttattttattcctGCAGCCAGGGCGGATTTTTGAAGTTTCAGTCTGACAAAACCGAGAGTGATTTGCCTGAAATTATCACTTTATATTGGCATCACATACAACTCAAAATATGTACGGATTTGATAGGTGAGCACATGTTAAATTAGCCCGTGCAATGTCCACATTCATttaacatgcaaacaaaaataaatgcatttatttattaattttaatatttaaaaataatattttatttagtctttttttaatgacaaaatATCAGCTGCTATATTTACCGGTGAAAACATCCACTCTAAGCAAATAGATTTATTTTCaacacttacaaaaaaaaaggcagattatTTTTTGCAGGTTTCATGCCACTATCTAGAAAATTTAATtaggcattttattttatttttagttggtgtgtgtgtgtgtgtgtgtgggggggggggggggggggggaattctTCACAGGTTTAAATGTAGCTTGAGGGACATAAATTACCCCagaatttcagcttttaaagcaCCAGCTGTGCTAacttttga
This genomic interval carries:
- the lamp1b gene encoding lysosome-associated membrane glycoprotein 1b, translating into MIAAGGQSRGVVGAMLPLILAAVLHQSLATVAPPTPAQTTAAPHKDPGRPERGTYNVTNANNTVCLLAYMGLQLNLTYNATSQNTAVQEVVNIKPNVTLASGSCEAERAVLELRTDANATVLTFVFTLNSTSSKYHLSEVSLTTTVPDLKGGKFSARNSSLDFLQGSLQYSYMCRTEQTLTVTQNLSINTFQVQLQPFGVTGDKFGAAVECQLDEDDMLIPIIVGAALAGLVLIVLLAYLIGRKRSHAGYQTI